In Apteryx mantelli isolate bAptMan1 chromosome 16, bAptMan1.hap1, whole genome shotgun sequence, a single genomic region encodes these proteins:
- the MAFK gene encoding transcription factor MafK, protein MTTNPKPNKALKVKEESGENAPVLSDDELVSMSVRELNQHLRGLTKEEVIRLKQRRRTLKNRGYAASCRIKRVTQKEELERQRVELQQEVEKLARENSSMKLELDALRSKYEALQTFARTVARGPITPTKVATTSVITIVKSAEISSSSVPFSAAS, encoded by the exons ATGACGACTAATCCCAAACCGAACAAGGCATTAAAG GTAAAggaggagtcaggagagaatGCCCCAGTGCTGAGTGATGATGAACTCGTGTCAATGTCCGTACGGGAGCTGAACCAGCACCTGAGGGGTCTCACCAAAGAGGAAGTCATCCGTCTGAAGCAGCGGAGACGCACGCTGAAGAACAGGGGCTACGCTGCGAGCTGCCGCATCAAGCGTGTGACTCAGAAGGAGGAGTTAGAGAGGCAGCGGGTTGAGTTGCAGCAAGAGGTGGAGAAGCTGGCCAGAGAAAACAGCAGCATGAAGCTAGAGCTGGACGCCTTGCGCTCCAAGTACGAAGCACTCCAGACCTTTGCTCGTACTGTGGCGCGAGGGCCTATTACCCCGACCAAAGTTGCCACCACCAGTGTCATCACCATCGTGAAATCAGCCGAAATCTCATCCAGTTCTGTGCCGTTTTCAGCAGCATCCTAG
- the TMEM184A gene encoding transmembrane protein 184A, translating to MSNATRALPSPVAPGTAPGLAAAPGPPALAVPDGSLLVVARNASQESGQLFLTTTVAQVVSGLFVWSALIITFHQIYMHLRNYTVPKEQRYIIRILFIVPVYAFDSWLSLLLLGSHQYYVYFDSVRDCYEAFVIYSFLSLCFEYLGGESTIMTEIRGKPIASSCLYGTCCLQGMSYSIGFLRFCKQATLQFCIVKPLMAIVTIILQAFGKYHDGDFNVHSGYLYITIIYNFSVSLALYALFLFYFATMDLLRPFEPVLKFITIKAVIFLSFWQGTLLAILEKCGVIPEVQIIDGKEVGAGTVSAGYQNFIICIEMLFASIALRYAFTCQVYREKKENSTANLAPMQSISSGLKETMSPQDIVQDAIHNFSPTYQQYTQQSMQEGERKAPRENGHVASKAEGLSSRKSKNIEKRVLILSDEEL from the exons ATGAGCAACGCCACGCGTGCCCTGCCCTCTCCCGTGGCTCCCGGCACGGCTCCCGGGCTGGCCGCAGCACCTGGCCCCCCGGCCCTCGCCGTCCCGGATGGCTCCCTGCTCGTGGTCGCCCGCAATGCCTCCCAGGAGAGCGGGCAGCTCTTCCTGACCACCACAGTGGCGCAGGTCGTCTCCGGCCTCTTCGTGTGGTCAGCGCTGATCATCACCTTCCACCAG ATCTACATGCACCTGAGGAATTACACCGTCCCCAAGGAGCAGCGCTACATCATCCGCATCCTCTTCATCGTGCCTGTCTATGCCTTTGACTCCTggctcagcctcctcctccttggGAGCCACCAGTATTATGTGTACTTCGACTCGGTGCGTGACTGCTATGAAG CTTTTGTGATTTATAGCTTCCTGAGCCTGTGCTTCGAGTACCTCGGCGGGGAGAGCACCATCATGACAGAGATCCGAGGGAAGCCCATTGC GTCCAGCTGCCTTTATGGGACGTGCTGCCTGCAGGGCATGTCCTATTCCATTGGCTTCCTGCGCTTCTGCAAGCAG GCCACGCTTCAGTTCTGCATCGTGAAACCCCTCATGGCCATCGTCACCATCATCCTGCAGGCGTTCGGGAAGTACCACGATGGGGACTTCAA TGTCCACAGTGGCTACCTCTACATCACCATCATCTACAACTTCTCTGTCAGCCTGGCACTTTATGCCCTCTTCCTCTTCTACTTTGCCACCATGGATCTCCTGCGACCATTTGAGCCAGTCCTCAAGTTCATCACCATCAAGGCGGTCATCTTCCTCTCCTTCTGGCAAG GGACGCTGCTAGCAATCCTGGAGAAATGTGGGGTGATCCCTGAAGTTCAGATTATTGATGGGAAGGAAGTGGGAGCTGGGACAGTGTCTGCTGGCTACCAGAACTTCATCATCTGTATTGAGATGCTTTTTGCCTCCATTGCGCTGCGCTATGCATTTACTTGCCAGGTgtacagagagaagaaagaaaattcaacag CAAACCTTGCCCCAATGCAGAGCATCTCAAGTGGGCTGAAGGAGACCATGAGCCCCCAGGATATCGTGCAGGATGCAATTCACAACTTCTCGCCCACGTACCAGCAGTACACCCAGCAGTCGATGCAAGAGGGAGAGCGCAAAGCGCCCAGGGAAAACGGGCACGTGGCATCCAAGGCAGAGGGACTGAGCAGCAGAAAGAGCAAAAACATTGAGAAAAGAGTGCTGATCCTGTCAGACGAGGAGCTGTAG